From the genome of Streptomyces sp. NBC_00523:
CACTTCGGCTCCATCCTCGGCAAGCTGGACCTGTCCGTGGACGACACCACCAATCGCCGGGTGCTCGCGGTGCTGGCGTATCTCAGGGGCTGACCCCTCCGGTCTCAGGGGCTGACCCCTCCGGACCTGCGCGCCCAGCCGGCCTCGCTGCGGCCGCCGGGCCGGACGCGGCGGCCCGCGCGCGCCCACGGGGCTGGGCGGACCACGTCGGCGGGCAGGGCCTCGGCGCGGTGGGAGGCCAGGGCGTGCAGGACGGTGAGGACGGCGGCCAGTTCCTCGGGGGTGGGGTCTCCGGACAGGAGGCGGATGTTCATGCGGGCTGGTTCCCGTGCTTGCGGTGCGGCAGGGGCACCGACTTGGTCCGGAGCATGGCGAGACCGGCCGCGAGGACGGCCCGGGTGTGCGCGGGGTCGATGACGTCGTCCACGAGCCCGCGCTCGGCCGCGTAGTACGGGTGCATGAGCTCCGCCTTGTACTCCTTGACCAGCTGCTGCCGCGCGGCCTCGGGGTCGTCGGACGCGGCGATCTGGCGGCGGAAGACGACGTTGGCGGCGCCCTCCGCGCCCATGACCGCGATCTCGTTGGCCGGCCAGGCGTAGGAGAGGTCCGCGCCGATGGACCGGGAGTCCATGACGATGTACGCGCCGCCGTACGCCTTGCGCAGGATGACCTGGATGCGGGGCACGGTCGCGTTGCAGTACGCGTACAGCAGCTTCGCCCCGTGGCGGATGATGCCGCCGTGCTCCTGGTCGACGCCGGGCAGGAAGCCGGGCACGTCGACCAGCGTGACGAGCGGGATATTGAAGGCGTCGCAGAGCTGCACGAAGCGGGCGGCCTTCTCGGAGGCGTGGATGTCGAGCACCCCGGCCAGCACCATGGGCTGGTTGGCGACGACACCGACCGTGCGTCCGTCGATCCGGCCGAGGGCGCAGATGACGTTGCCCGCCCAGTGCTCGTGGACCTCCATCAGGTCGCCGTCGTCCAGCAGTTCGCGGACCACCTGGCGCATGTCGTACGGG
Proteins encoded in this window:
- a CDS encoding acyl-CoA carboxylase subunit epsilon — encoded protein: MNIRLLSGDPTPEELAAVLTVLHALASHRAEALPADVVRPAPWARAGRRVRPGGRSEAGWARRSGGVSP